One window from the genome of Dyella sp. A6 encodes:
- a CDS encoding YafY family protein, with product MDRYERILTLHRVLKSAHYPVPLPKLMDELECSRATLYRDIAFLRDALGAPIESASGEHAAFRYELRDGERFELPGLWLTSDELAALLALNELIGRSGPGVLAGALAPFKARIEHLLSDQGSGKALPIERIRVIPWGERQLDQHVFRVVAGAVLERRQLRFRYRARTTNSDSRRTVSPQRLTHYRDNWYLDVWDHDREALRSFAVDRIAEPQALDTAATDVAEAQLNDTLASSYGIFAGAPKAWATIRFSAHAARWVADEHWHSQQKGSWLPDGRYELQLPYSNSKELLMDVLKYGPDAEIVAPLPLREEMKSLLHLALSGYQSVPR from the coding sequence ATGGATCGCTACGAGCGCATTCTTACCCTGCATCGCGTGCTGAAGTCGGCGCATTACCCGGTGCCGTTGCCGAAACTGATGGACGAGCTGGAATGCTCGCGTGCCACGCTGTACCGGGACATCGCCTTCCTGCGCGACGCGCTTGGCGCACCGATCGAAAGCGCCAGTGGCGAGCATGCCGCCTTCCGCTATGAGCTGCGTGACGGCGAGCGGTTCGAGCTGCCCGGCCTGTGGCTCACCTCGGACGAACTGGCCGCACTGCTGGCGCTGAACGAGCTGATCGGACGCAGCGGCCCGGGCGTGCTGGCCGGGGCCTTGGCACCGTTCAAGGCGCGCATCGAACACCTGTTGTCCGACCAGGGCAGCGGCAAGGCACTGCCGATCGAGCGTATCCGGGTGATCCCCTGGGGCGAGCGCCAGCTGGACCAGCATGTATTCCGCGTCGTCGCCGGTGCCGTGCTCGAACGCAGGCAGCTGCGCTTCCGCTACCGCGCCCGCACCACCAACAGCGACAGCCGGCGCACGGTGTCGCCACAGCGCCTCACCCACTACCGCGACAACTGGTATCTGGACGTATGGGACCACGACCGCGAAGCCCTGCGCAGCTTTGCGGTAGACCGCATCGCCGAGCCACAGGCACTGGATACCGCGGCAACCGACGTTGCCGAGGCCCAGCTCAATGACACGCTGGCCTCCAGCTACGGCATCTTCGCCGGCGCACCGAAGGCCTGGGCGACCATCCGGTTTTCGGCCCACGCCGCACGCTGGGTCGCCGACGAACACTGGCATTCGCAGCAGAAAGGCAGTTGGCTGCCGGACGGCCGCTATGAACTGCAGCTGCCCTATTCGAACTCGAAGGAACTGCTGATGGACGTACTGAAGTACGGTCCCGATGCGGAGATCGTGGCACCGCTGCCGTTGCGCGAAGAAATGAAGTCGCTGCTGCACCTGGCCCTGTCGGGCTATCAGTCCGTGCCACGCTGA
- a CDS encoding DUF481 domain-containing protein: MKKTLLASLLLSSLACFAVQAQTTSTQSNGDWTGSGELGFASTTGNTRSQNLDAKLGLNQENAQWKNSFFLDALRSKTQVKVQQPNGTYTKKYDTTANRYDGGASVGYKLDPRSYIVGAGRYEHDDFGANTWSAIVSIGYGYIALKTQSTELSFEIGPGFKEYQPADTTITVNGVSQPYSQNRQKEAVARGLVNYKYRLTANTTFDNTFLMEAGSKDKYFQDDAGLVVSMTKKLSLKVGYEVRHHSTVLPGVKKTDTLATTNIVYNL, encoded by the coding sequence ATGAAAAAAACCCTGCTTGCCAGTCTTCTGCTTTCATCCCTCGCTTGCTTCGCCGTGCAGGCGCAGACCACCTCGACACAATCCAATGGTGACTGGACCGGTTCGGGCGAACTGGGTTTCGCCTCCACCACCGGCAATACCCGTTCGCAGAACCTGGATGCCAAGCTGGGTCTCAACCAGGAAAACGCGCAATGGAAGAACAGCTTCTTCCTCGACGCCTTGCGCTCGAAGACCCAGGTGAAGGTGCAGCAGCCGAATGGCACCTACACCAAGAAGTACGACACCACGGCCAATCGATATGACGGTGGCGCGTCGGTGGGCTACAAGCTCGACCCGCGCAGCTACATCGTCGGCGCCGGCCGCTACGAGCACGATGATTTTGGCGCCAACACCTGGTCGGCGATCGTCTCCATCGGCTACGGCTACATCGCGCTGAAGACGCAGAGCACCGAGCTGTCGTTCGAAATCGGTCCCGGTTTCAAGGAATACCAGCCAGCCGACACCACCATCACGGTGAATGGCGTCAGCCAGCCGTACTCGCAGAACCGGCAGAAAGAGGCCGTGGCCCGTGGCCTGGTCAACTACAAGTACCGGCTGACCGCGAACACCACCTTCGACAACACGTTCCTGATGGAAGCGGGTTCGAAGGACAAGTACTTCCAGGATGATGCGGGCCTGGTCGTGAGCATGACCAAGAAGCTGTCGCTCAAGGTCGGTTACGAAGTGCGTCACCACAGCACCGTGCTGCCGGGCGTGAAGAAGACCGACACGCTGGCCACCACCAATATCGTCTACAACCTCTGA
- the hemC gene encoding hydroxymethylbilane synthase: MTLTTLRIATRQSALALWQSEHVAARLRAAHPDLRVELVPMTTRGDQILDQPLAAIGGKGLFLKELEVAMLDGRADLAVHSLKDVPAELEPGFSLPAILPRADAADAFVSNHHVDLDALPQGARVGTSSLRRQALLRAIRPDLRLLDLRGNVGTRLAKLDAGDYDAIILACAGLERLGLHERIRSRLVAPDWLPAPGQAAIAIEARIDHPAILKHLSALDDADTRLAVQAERAMNHALGGSCTVPVGAWCVVAEHGLHLRGMVGDVRHGRLLQAEATGPHDGAEALGREVAEALFAQGARALLGG; encoded by the coding sequence ATGACGCTCACCACCCTGCGCATCGCCACCCGCCAGAGCGCGCTCGCCCTGTGGCAGTCCGAACACGTGGCGGCACGCCTGCGCGCGGCGCATCCCGACCTGCGGGTGGAGTTGGTGCCGATGACTACGCGCGGCGACCAGATCCTGGACCAGCCGCTGGCGGCGATTGGCGGTAAGGGCCTGTTCCTGAAGGAACTGGAAGTGGCCATGCTGGACGGTCGTGCCGACCTGGCGGTGCACTCGCTGAAGGACGTGCCCGCCGAACTGGAGCCCGGCTTCAGCCTGCCCGCGATCCTGCCCCGCGCGGATGCGGCCGATGCGTTCGTCAGCAACCATCATGTGGACCTGGACGCACTGCCGCAGGGCGCACGCGTCGGCACCTCGTCGCTGCGGCGGCAGGCGCTGCTGCGCGCGATCCGTCCGGACCTTCGGCTGCTCGACCTGCGAGGCAACGTGGGGACGCGGCTGGCCAAGCTGGATGCAGGCGACTACGACGCCATCATCCTGGCCTGCGCGGGACTGGAACGGCTGGGCCTGCACGAGCGCATCCGCAGCCGGCTGGTGGCGCCAGACTGGCTGCCCGCACCGGGCCAGGCCGCCATCGCGATCGAGGCACGCATCGATCACCCCGCGATACTGAAGCACCTGAGCGCGCTGGACGATGCCGACACCCGCCTGGCCGTGCAGGCGGAGCGCGCCATGAACCATGCGCTGGGCGGCAGTTGCACCGTGCCCGTGGGTGCCTGGTGCGTGGTGGCCGAACACGGCCTGCACCTGCGCGGCATGGTCGGCGATGTCCGTCACGGCCGGCTGCTGCAGGCCGAGGCCACCGGTCCGCACGACGGCGCGGAAGCGCTCGGCCGCGAGGTTGCCGAAGCCCTGTTCGCGCAGGGCGCGCGCGCGCTTCTTGGCGGCTGA
- a CDS encoding LytTR family DNA-binding domain-containing protein gives MRILIVDDEPLARMRLAALLGECDGAEVVGSIGDGETALATLADVQADLLLLDINMPGLDGTTLAARLSGRVRPQVVFCTAYDNHAIAAFELGAVDYLLKPVRLDRLREALQRAQQRLDSGPREPAAHLHARVRGEQVRVPLDEVVCLLAEEKYVLVRHTGGELLIDDSLRQLEDAYPDQLVRLHRNCLVPTPRLIGLRSEADGRHLARLAGTDFSPEVSRRNLPAVRKLLRMG, from the coding sequence ATGCGCATACTGATCGTCGATGACGAACCGCTGGCGCGCATGCGCCTGGCCGCCCTGCTCGGCGAATGCGACGGCGCCGAGGTGGTCGGCAGCATCGGCGACGGCGAGACCGCGCTCGCGACGCTGGCCGACGTGCAGGCCGACCTGCTGCTGCTCGACATCAACATGCCCGGGCTCGATGGCACCACGCTGGCCGCGCGCCTGTCCGGGCGTGTCCGGCCACAGGTGGTGTTCTGCACCGCCTACGACAACCATGCCATCGCCGCGTTCGAGCTGGGTGCGGTGGATTACCTGCTCAAGCCGGTACGGCTCGATCGCCTGCGCGAAGCCCTGCAACGCGCGCAACAGCGACTGGACAGCGGCCCACGCGAACCCGCCGCGCACCTGCATGCGCGTGTCCGCGGCGAACAGGTGCGGGTGCCTCTCGACGAGGTGGTCTGCCTGCTCGCCGAGGAAAAATACGTACTGGTACGGCACACCGGCGGCGAACTGCTGATCGACGATTCGCTGCGCCAGCTGGAAGATGCCTACCCCGATCAGCTGGTCCGGCTGCACCGCAACTGCCTGGTGCCGACACCACGCCTGATCGGGCTGCGTAGCGAGGCCGACGGCAGGCACCTGGCACGCCTGGCCGGCACCGACTTCAGTCCCGAAGTCAGCCGGCGCAACCTCCCGGCCGTGCGCAAACTGCTGCGGATGGGCTGA
- a CDS encoding sensor histidine kinase produces MSEIVQPRTERSPLPDFCSLPALFALFVVGGLTVVVMWLAPDSGRNWRAFSVAMAFVAWTTLILAVTLCKLAAQLQRLPGHWPYAGAWLWMVLIVALASVVAHWMDAALQLQLIRNGGLHFVSDNALIAALLGAAMLRYFYVLAQWQARLAAVAHAQVEALQARIRPHFLFNSMNTVAALVRVDPTAAERTIEDLSELFRAALGQHGPRNSTLDEELALVDRYLAIEQLRLGERLRVDRDTDAAPRDFPMPRLLLQPLVENAVRHGIQPLREGGEVAIRIRRDDDGLIIVIDNPLPAEPVRGGNGHGLDNVRQRVAFHYGPRAKVQAGPQARRFVVTLQLPLEHALPATLAHKDDGDAHTDRR; encoded by the coding sequence ATGAGCGAGATCGTCCAACCGCGCACCGAACGCAGCCCGCTGCCGGACTTCTGCAGCCTGCCCGCGCTGTTCGCACTGTTCGTGGTGGGTGGGCTCACGGTGGTGGTGATGTGGCTGGCGCCGGACAGCGGACGCAACTGGCGTGCCTTCAGCGTGGCAATGGCCTTCGTCGCCTGGACCACGCTGATACTCGCCGTGACGCTGTGCAAGCTCGCGGCCCAGCTGCAACGCCTGCCCGGGCATTGGCCGTATGCCGGCGCATGGTTGTGGATGGTGCTGATCGTGGCGCTGGCCAGCGTGGTCGCGCACTGGATGGACGCCGCCCTGCAACTGCAGTTGATCCGCAATGGCGGCCTGCACTTCGTCAGTGACAACGCCCTGATCGCGGCCCTGCTCGGCGCGGCGATGCTGCGCTACTTCTACGTACTGGCGCAATGGCAGGCACGCCTGGCCGCGGTCGCGCACGCCCAAGTGGAAGCCTTGCAGGCACGCATCCGTCCGCACTTCCTGTTCAACAGCATGAACACGGTGGCCGCGCTGGTGAGGGTCGATCCGACGGCCGCCGAACGCACCATCGAGGATCTGTCCGAACTGTTCCGCGCCGCACTGGGCCAGCACGGGCCGCGCAACAGCACATTGGACGAGGAACTGGCGCTGGTCGATCGCTATCTGGCAATCGAGCAGCTGCGGCTGGGCGAGCGTCTGCGGGTAGATCGCGATACCGATGCCGCTCCGCGCGACTTCCCGATGCCCCGGCTGCTGCTGCAGCCGCTGGTGGAGAACGCGGTCCGCCATGGCATCCAGCCGCTGCGCGAAGGCGGCGAGGTGGCCATCCGCATCCGCCGCGACGACGATGGCCTGATCATCGTCATCGACAATCCGTTGCCGGCCGAACCGGTTCGCGGCGGCAACGGCCACGGGCTCGACAACGTGCGCCAGCGCGTCGCCTTCCACTACGGCCCCCGTGCGAAAGTGCAGGCTGGCCCGCAGGCGCGGCGTTTCGTGGTCACGCTGCAGCTTCCCCTGGAACATGCGCTACCGGCCACGCTGGCGCACAAGGACGATGGCGATGCGCATACTGATCGTCGATGA
- a CDS encoding carboxylesterase: MSEHLPTVEKETAPNPQHSIVWLHGLGADGNDFAPIVPELVATDWPALRFVFPHAPVRPVTVNGGMPMRAWYDIIEFDLHARQDEVGIRASIAAVEALIDRENERGIPDERIVLAGFSQGGALALAGGLRHPRTLAGIVALSTYLPLGDSLASERSAANAGTPIFQGHGTFDPVVVLPRGADAHTRLEALGYAVDWHTYPMAHAVCPQEIVDLRHWLGQRFAG; encoded by the coding sequence ATGTCCGAACACCTGCCCACCGTCGAGAAAGAAACCGCCCCGAACCCGCAGCACAGCATCGTCTGGCTGCATGGTCTGGGCGCGGACGGCAACGACTTCGCGCCGATCGTGCCGGAGCTGGTGGCCACGGACTGGCCGGCGCTGCGCTTCGTGTTCCCGCATGCACCGGTGCGACCAGTGACGGTCAACGGCGGCATGCCGATGCGGGCGTGGTACGACATCATCGAATTCGACCTGCATGCCCGCCAGGACGAGGTTGGCATACGCGCCTCGATCGCCGCGGTCGAAGCATTGATCGACCGCGAAAACGAACGCGGCATACCCGATGAGCGGATCGTACTGGCCGGTTTCTCGCAGGGCGGCGCGCTGGCGCTGGCCGGTGGCTTGCGCCATCCGCGCACGCTGGCCGGCATCGTGGCACTGTCCACCTACCTGCCGCTGGGCGACTCGCTGGCCAGCGAGCGCAGCGCCGCCAATGCCGGCACGCCGATCTTCCAGGGTCACGGAACCTTCGATCCGGTGGTGGTACTGCCGCGTGGCGCCGACGCACACACCCGGCTCGAGGCGCTGGGCTATGCGGTGGACTGGCATACCTATCCGATGGCGCATGCGGTCTGCCCGCAGGAAATCGTCGACCTGCGTCACTGGCTGGGGCAGCGATTCGCCGGCTGA
- a CDS encoding prolyl oligopeptidase family serine peptidase, which produces MRTVLAFSLALLATGACAAQQPPTSVHHDAPLINRPMPQPPTSPRHDDASVLHGVRVADPYRWLENADAPAVQHWIAAQNRYTDHMIGAMPDGKAMAARVQQLAITSTTRSSPQLAGGTLFYLQETPPQPQPELMAQSWPDGKPRVLVDLNANGGNTAITAYWPSPSGRYLAYGTAEGGSELTTIHVLDVATGKPLPDALPWAGGGTTPQGLAWDANEKGFTYVRFPPPPAGQEVKQFHAALVHHELGQPAAADTVVFGRNYSRIAEYRLLSSPGAKQLAVLANVGDGGPAEVYLREGTHWKKVLGDDANVRTAAWLGDRLAVASFAGAPRGKLLSIDAHGRVHELLEQRDGAVQAITPVADGFLVTRSWGPDWWVEQYDAGGKLVRRLPLPAHGIGIDGIAAEHGRAHALIDFGGWTLPSRWADYDASTGTLKTVFEVKPAADYSDVEVHRINGTSKDGTRIPVTVLAMKGVTPDGARPAILYGYGGFDIPVAPHFVGPMLAWLERGGVLAYANIRGGNEDGEAWHTEGQKLHKQNVFDDFHAAALAMIATRWTDRQHLGILGGSNGGLLMGASLVQHPADYRAVVSMVGIYDMLRHETNFTNGAYNVPEYGSIANPAQFKATLAYSPLQNVKPHTAYPAVLMTTGANDPRVAPWQSRKFTAALQNASDSGQPVLLLTRMNAGHGIGAPFSQRVGNTALMLTFFAQELGLPAK; this is translated from the coding sequence ATGCGCACCGTGCTGGCCTTCTCGCTCGCCCTGCTCGCCACCGGCGCTTGCGCCGCGCAGCAGCCGCCAACATCCGTGCACCACGATGCGCCGCTGATCAACAGACCCATGCCGCAACCACCCACCTCTCCCCGTCACGACGACGCCAGCGTGCTGCATGGCGTGCGCGTGGCCGACCCGTATCGCTGGCTGGAAAATGCCGACGCGCCTGCCGTGCAGCACTGGATCGCCGCACAGAACCGCTATACCGACCACATGATCGGCGCCATGCCCGACGGCAAGGCGATGGCTGCGCGCGTGCAGCAGCTGGCGATCACCTCCACCACGCGTTCCTCGCCGCAGCTGGCCGGCGGCACGCTGTTCTACCTGCAGGAAACACCACCGCAACCGCAGCCGGAACTGATGGCGCAGTCCTGGCCCGACGGCAAGCCGCGCGTGCTGGTTGATCTCAACGCGAACGGCGGCAACACCGCGATCACCGCGTACTGGCCGTCGCCCAGCGGCCGCTATCTCGCCTACGGCACTGCCGAAGGCGGCAGCGAGTTGACCACCATCCACGTGCTCGACGTGGCCACCGGCAAGCCGCTGCCCGACGCACTGCCCTGGGCCGGTGGCGGTACCACGCCACAGGGCCTGGCCTGGGACGCCAACGAGAAAGGCTTCACCTACGTGCGCTTCCCGCCGCCGCCCGCGGGCCAGGAGGTGAAACAGTTCCACGCCGCGCTGGTGCACCACGAACTGGGCCAGCCGGCCGCTGCGGATACCGTGGTGTTCGGCAGGAATTACTCCAGGATCGCCGAGTACCGACTGCTCAGCTCGCCCGGCGCGAAACAGCTGGCGGTGCTGGCCAATGTGGGCGACGGCGGCCCGGCCGAGGTCTATCTGCGCGAAGGCACGCATTGGAAGAAGGTGCTGGGTGACGATGCCAACGTGCGCACCGCCGCCTGGCTCGGCGACCGGCTGGCCGTGGCCAGCTTCGCCGGCGCGCCGCGCGGCAAGCTGCTGAGCATCGATGCGCATGGCCGGGTGCACGAACTGCTGGAGCAGCGCGATGGGGCCGTGCAGGCCATCACGCCGGTCGCCGACGGCTTCCTGGTCACCCGCAGCTGGGGGCCGGACTGGTGGGTCGAGCAGTACGATGCCGGCGGCAAGCTGGTTCGCCGCCTGCCGCTGCCCGCACACGGCATCGGCATCGACGGCATCGCCGCCGAGCATGGCCGCGCGCATGCGCTGATCGATTTCGGCGGCTGGACCCTGCCCTCGCGCTGGGCCGACTACGACGCCAGCACCGGCACGCTGAAGACCGTGTTCGAGGTGAAGCCGGCTGCCGACTATTCGGACGTGGAAGTGCATCGCATCAATGGCACCTCGAAGGATGGCACCCGCATCCCGGTCACCGTGCTGGCGATGAAGGGAGTCACCCCCGACGGTGCACGGCCGGCCATCCTCTACGGCTACGGCGGCTTCGACATTCCCGTCGCACCGCACTTCGTCGGCCCGATGCTGGCCTGGCTGGAGCGGGGCGGCGTGCTGGCCTACGCCAACATCCGCGGCGGCAACGAGGACGGCGAGGCCTGGCACACCGAGGGACAGAAACTTCACAAGCAGAACGTGTTCGACGACTTCCACGCCGCCGCCCTGGCAATGATCGCCACCCGCTGGACCGACCGCCAGCACCTGGGCATCCTCGGCGGCAGCAACGGCGGCCTGCTGATGGGCGCGTCGCTGGTGCAGCACCCGGCCGACTACCGCGCTGTGGTGTCGATGGTCGGCATCTACGACATGCTGCGTCACGAGACGAACTTCACCAACGGCGCCTACAACGTGCCGGAGTACGGCAGCATCGCCAACCCTGCGCAGTTCAAGGCCACCCTGGCCTACTCGCCGCTGCAGAACGTCAAGCCGCACACGGCCTACCCGGCGGTGCTGATGACCACCGGGGCCAACGACCCGCGCGTGGCGCCGTGGCAGTCGCGCAAGTTCACCGCCGCCCTGCAGAACGCCAGCGATTCCGGACAACCGGTGTTGCTGCTCACCCGCATGAACGCCGGTCACGGCATCGGCGCGCCGTTCAGTCAGCGCGTGGGCAACACCGCGCTGATGCTGACGTTCTTCGCGCAGGAGCTGGGCCTGCCGGCGAAATAA
- a CDS encoding S9 family peptidase, with protein MRRSVLVASLLFTAAPVFATGLTLDRIMANTDWIGHAVENPYWSVDGHALYYALKRDGSPVRDLYRVDPADGRSVKLTPAAMASADGPAVYDRSHTHAAFVLHGDIFMVDLVSGRRVQVTRTPQRESAPQFSADGRALQFRSGNQWYSYSLASGVTSPAAILKFADNPQTKKPDALGREQLRLFKTLRTIKADKDAELAEQKALQAADPTRAPAPFWLGDKVKPVDTELSPDGRWMLVVTQPADYKAGKAPDVIHYVTDSGYTEVQKARTYVGRNIPAPQSLLLLDLASHTVWPIATGNLPGIKDDPLKALRAQRVAALEKAGDDAAAKALKAPAVRPVTIAYDSGGGIVWNNAGDRVAVQLRAIDNKDRWIATVDLARHVLVPQNRLHDHAWINWSFNDFGWLKGGRTLWFLSEASGWSRLYTQPLGGKPKAIAGGKGYEVSMPQLSPDGRWFYVLTNKLAPYSYDVYRVPSDGGTLTRLTHDQGVDGFMLSPDGRQLAVLHSAPYMLDQLAVQDAAGGTPRELTHTMKPAFTGIPWIAPKFVKVPSSHGAGVIYAKYYGPANEIDAADSRPAVIFVHGAGYLQDVSMQETYYVREQMFQNLLVQQGYVVLDMDYRGSAGYGRDWRDAIYRDMGHPELQDLLDGKAWLVRHHGVDPKRVGIYGGSYGGFMTEMAILRAPGQFAAGAALRPPADWRTYNDEYTSNILNTPQLDPEAYKISSPIEYAANLQDPLLIEHGLIDDNVMTSDSIRLYQRFIELHKKNFWISLYPLERHDFEHADDWYDEYRRIDELFNTYVKPVH; from the coding sequence ATGCGTCGCAGTGTGCTTGTTGCCTCGCTCCTGTTCACCGCCGCTCCCGTATTCGCCACTGGCCTGACGCTGGACCGGATCATGGCCAATACCGACTGGATCGGGCATGCGGTGGAGAACCCGTACTGGAGCGTGGATGGCCATGCCCTCTACTACGCGCTCAAGCGTGACGGCAGTCCGGTGCGCGACCTGTATCGGGTCGATCCGGCGGATGGCCGTTCGGTGAAACTGACACCGGCCGCCATGGCGAGCGCCGACGGTCCGGCGGTGTACGACCGCAGTCATACGCATGCTGCTTTCGTGCTGCACGGCGATATCTTCATGGTCGACCTGGTCAGCGGTCGCCGCGTGCAGGTGACGCGCACGCCGCAGCGCGAATCGGCACCGCAGTTCTCGGCCGATGGCCGGGCGCTGCAGTTCCGCAGCGGCAACCAGTGGTACAGCTACAGCCTGGCCAGCGGAGTCACCTCGCCGGCGGCGATCCTCAAGTTCGCCGACAACCCGCAGACGAAAAAGCCCGACGCGCTGGGTCGCGAGCAGCTGCGCCTGTTCAAGACGCTGCGCACGATCAAGGCCGACAAGGACGCTGAGCTGGCCGAACAGAAGGCGCTGCAGGCCGCCGATCCCACCCGTGCGCCGGCACCGTTCTGGCTGGGTGACAAGGTCAAGCCGGTCGACACAGAGCTGTCGCCGGATGGCCGCTGGATGCTGGTGGTGACCCAGCCCGCGGACTACAAAGCGGGCAAGGCACCCGACGTCATCCACTACGTCACCGACAGCGGCTACACCGAAGTGCAGAAGGCGCGCACGTATGTCGGCCGCAACATTCCGGCACCGCAGTCGCTGCTGTTGCTGGACCTGGCGTCGCACACGGTCTGGCCGATCGCCACCGGCAACCTGCCGGGCATCAAGGATGATCCGCTGAAGGCATTGCGCGCGCAGCGCGTGGCGGCGCTGGAAAAGGCCGGTGACGACGCCGCGGCGAAGGCGCTGAAGGCACCGGCGGTGCGTCCGGTCACCATCGCCTACGACAGCGGTGGCGGCATCGTCTGGAACAACGCCGGCGACCGGGTTGCGGTGCAGCTGCGCGCGATCGACAACAAGGACCGCTGGATCGCCACCGTCGATCTCGCGCGTCATGTGCTGGTGCCGCAGAACCGCCTGCACGACCATGCCTGGATCAACTGGAGCTTCAACGATTTCGGCTGGTTGAAGGGCGGGCGCACGCTGTGGTTTCTAAGCGAAGCCAGCGGCTGGTCGCGGCTCTACACCCAGCCGCTGGGCGGCAAGCCGAAGGCGATCGCCGGCGGCAAGGGCTACGAGGTCAGCATGCCGCAGCTCAGCCCGGACGGCCGCTGGTTCTACGTGCTGACGAACAAGCTGGCGCCCTACAGCTACGATGTCTACCGGGTGCCGTCCGATGGCGGCACGCTGACCCGCCTGACCCACGACCAGGGCGTGGACGGCTTCATGCTGTCGCCCGATGGCCGGCAGCTGGCGGTGCTGCATTCGGCGCCCTACATGCTCGACCAGCTGGCTGTGCAGGACGCCGCTGGCGGCACGCCGCGCGAGCTCACCCACACCATGAAGCCCGCCTTCACTGGCATTCCGTGGATCGCGCCGAAATTCGTCAAGGTGCCGTCCTCGCATGGTGCCGGCGTGATCTACGCCAAGTACTACGGTCCGGCCAACGAGATCGACGCCGCCGACTCGCGCCCGGCGGTGATCTTCGTGCACGGCGCAGGCTACCTGCAGGACGTATCGATGCAGGAAACCTACTACGTGCGCGAGCAGATGTTCCAGAACCTGCTGGTGCAGCAGGGCTACGTGGTGCTGGACATGGACTATCGCGGCTCGGCCGGCTACGGCCGCGACTGGCGCGACGCGATCTATCGCGACATGGGTCACCCCGAGCTTCAGGATCTGCTCGACGGCAAGGCCTGGCTTGTCAGGCATCATGGAGTCGACCCGAAGCGGGTGGGCATCTATGGCGGCAGCTACGGCGGCTTCATGACCGAAATGGCCATACTGCGCGCACCGGGCCAGTTCGCGGCCGGTGCTGCGCTGCGTCCGCCGGCCGACTGGCGCACCTACAACGACGAGTACACCTCGAACATCCTCAATACGCCCCAGCTCGACCCCGAGGCGTACAAGATCAGCTCGCCGATCGAGTACGCGGCCAACCTGCAGGACCCGCTGCTGATCGAGCATGGCCTGATCGACGACAACGTGATGACCAGCGATTCGATCCGCCTGTACCAGCGCTTCATCGAGTTGCACAAGAAGAACTTCTGGATCTCGCTGTACCCGCTGGAACGCCACGACTTCGAGCATGCCGACGACTGGTACGACGAGTACCGCCGCATCGATGAGCTGTTCAACACCTACGTGAAACCGGTGCACTGA
- the cyoA gene encoding ubiquinol oxidase subunit II: MARSTKTVVFPALIASLLSGCHSGVLDPQGPVGASEKLILIDSLVIMLAIVVPTILATLVFAWWYRAGNKKAHYRPNWAFSGHLELIVWAIPALVIIFLGGIAWFGSKDLDPYKALPSTQKPVEVQVVSLDWKWLFIYPDQHIASVNRLVIPVGRPVHFDLTSTGVMNSFFVPQLGSQIYTMARMVSQLNLQADHAGDYHGLSAQFSGAGFSDMDFQVQAVSPDDYAKWLATAQASGTALDHAAYRQFRVQSSHVPPMTYREVAPQLFQDIVNERFGPAQGPQGGVGGHDLPLTEKGS, from the coding sequence ATGGCGCGTTCGACGAAAACGGTCGTATTCCCGGCGCTCATCGCGTCGTTGCTCAGCGGATGCCATAGCGGGGTGCTGGACCCGCAGGGTCCGGTCGGTGCCTCGGAAAAGCTGATCCTGATCGATTCGCTGGTGATCATGCTGGCGATCGTGGTGCCGACGATCCTGGCCACGCTGGTTTTCGCGTGGTGGTACCGGGCCGGCAACAAGAAGGCCCATTACCGACCCAACTGGGCGTTCTCCGGGCATCTCGAACTGATCGTCTGGGCCATTCCGGCCCTGGTGATCATTTTCCTGGGCGGCATCGCCTGGTTCGGCTCGAAGGACCTGGACCCCTACAAGGCACTTCCCTCGACGCAGAAACCGGTCGAGGTCCAGGTGGTGTCGCTGGACTGGAAATGGCTGTTCATCTACCCCGACCAGCACATCGCCAGCGTGAACCGGCTGGTGATTCCGGTCGGCCGGCCGGTGCACTTCGACCTGACGTCGACCGGCGTGATGAACAGCTTCTTCGTGCCGCAGCTCGGCAGCCAGATCTACACGATGGCGCGCATGGTGTCGCAGCTGAACCTGCAGGCCGACCATGCGGGCGACTACCACGGCTTGTCCGCGCAGTTCAGCGGTGCCGGCTTCTCCGACATGGATTTTCAGGTGCAGGCTGTGTCGCCGGACGATTACGCGAAGTGGCTGGCGACGGCGCAGGCATCCGGAACGGCGCTCGATCATGCGGCCTACAGGCAGTTCCGGGTGCAGAGCAGCCATGTGCCACCGATGACTTATCGCGAGGTGGCGCCGCAGCTGTTCCAGGACATCGTGAACGAGCGCTTTGGACCGGCGCAGGGGCCGCAGGGCGGCGTGGGTGGCCATGATCTTCCGTTGACGGAAAAGGGGTCGTGA